One part of the Neodiprion virginianus isolate iyNeoVirg1 chromosome 3, iyNeoVirg1.1, whole genome shotgun sequence genome encodes these proteins:
- the LOC124301046 gene encoding vanin-like protein 3 isoform X7, translating to MRSLNLSIAVLGLTVLAQLTFEVSAADTISYIGAVAEYYPVTNGTNGTTIATANANNYVTIIKTAWGYNADILVFPEDSLTTGMTYSDTNRTLYPSFGSVVPDAGLDIPCDNASTVVIEALKLISCAAKQYSIYVVVNVIEKENCTSTGTTSRPCPSDGYFFYNTNVVFNRTGGIVSRYRKFNLFAEPGINVTSSPENVTFTTDFNVTFGLIICNDILYKTPALSLVDDHNVTDIIFPARWFSELPYLTSIQTQSAWSYANNVNLLASGYNNPTTSNGGSGIHAGTSGKLVTLLSESAKNALLVARVPKVIDGVRSNVVSTTYPLTYEFSSTEITTVANITTVSQNAFYQDTLAPYATSVLPLTNGTTTTWLELCDRELCCSFYVNRTFSASSVNSSVNYYRYRTAVFNGVRSFAGTTTAGIQTCSVIACTNDTLASCGLRFNATETVVQPTVFNSVFVSGNFSKNSTTMQMPNSLTTDILPLNASDFTYNRVNISGSSLTNITYNLTIQSSNLYTFAIYGRNFSADELAVSSANVASSAVQLLRFSFTTSVFLAVIETLFVRSYL from the exons CTCCGCTGCAGATACAATTTCTTACATAGGTGCCGTCGCCGAATATTACCCGGTAACAAATGGAACTAACGGAACAACGATCGCGACGGCCAATGCCAACAACTACGTTACAATCATCAAAACCGCCTGGGGTTAC AACGCGGACATCCTTGTATTCCCGGAGGACTCATTAACGACTGGTATGACCTACTCCGACACGAATAGAACTTTGTACCCTTCATTCGGTTCCGTAGTACCAGATGCCGGATTGGATATTCCCTGCGATAACGCATCGACGGTCGTAATAGAG GCTTTGAAGTTGATATCGTGCGCTGCGAAGCAGTACTCGATTTACGTGGTCGTGAACGTGATCGAGAAGGAGAATTGCACCAGCACGGGAACAACGTCTCGGCCTTGTCCCAGCGACGGTTACTTCTTCTACAACACGAACGTGGTGTTCAACCGAACCGGAGGCATTGTCTCGAGGTACAGGAAGTTCAACCTGTTCGCCGAACCTGGCATAAATGTAACGTCGAGTCCGGAAAACGTGACGTTCACCACGGACTTCAACGTCACGTTCGGATTGATAATTTGCAACGACATCCTCTACAAGACCCCGGCTCTATCGCTCGTCGACGACCATAACGTCACCGACATCATTTTCCCCGCACGGTGGTTCTCAGAATTACCTTACCTAACTTCGATTCAGACCCAGTCAGCTTGGTCTTACGCCAACAACGTGAACCTCCTGGCATCGGGCTACAACAATCCAACAACCAGCAACGGGGGCAGTGGGATTCACGCTGGAACCAGCGGTAAATTGGTCACCCTTTTGTCGGAGAGCGCGAAGAACGCTCTTTTAGTGGCAAGGGTGCCAAAGGTGATCGACGGAGTCCGAAGCAACGTCGTCTCCACGACTTATCCGCTGACCTACGAGTTCAGCAGCACGGAAATTACGACTGTGGCGAATATCACGACCGTTTCCCAGAACGCCTTTTACCAGGATACCTTGGCGCCTTACGCAACGAGCGTTTTGCCGCTGACCAACGGCACGACGACCACTTGGCTCGAACTCTGCGACCGAGAGCTTTGCTGTTCCTTCTATGTGAACAGAACTTTCAGCGCGTCTAGTGTCAATTCAAGCGTCAATTATTACAGGTATAGAACCGCCGTTTTCAACGGAGTTAGATCCTTCGCTGGTACCACCACCGCCGGAATACAGACCTGCAGTGTCATCGCTTGCACTAACGACACCCTGGCCAGTTGCGGGCTGAGGTTCAACGCGACGGAAACCGTCGTGCAGCCAACCGTCTTCAACAGCGTCTTTGTGTCCGGAAACTTTTCCAAAAACTCCACCACCATGCAAATGCCCAACTCGTTGACCACGGATATTCTTCCTCTAAATGCCAGCGACTTCACATATAATAGAGTCAATATTTCAGGATCTTCTTTAACCAATATCACCTACAATCTAACGATACAGTCAAGCAACTTGTACACTTTTGCTATTTACGGTAGAAACTTCTCCGCTGATGAGCTGGCCGTTAGTTCTGCCAACGTTGCTTCGTCTGCGGTCCAACTTTTGCGATTCTCTTTCACGACGAGCGTATTTTTGGCAGTAATTGAAACTTTATTCGTTAGGAGCTATCTATAA